One window of Triticum dicoccoides isolate Atlit2015 ecotype Zavitan chromosome 5A, WEW_v2.0, whole genome shotgun sequence genomic DNA carries:
- the LOC119302911 gene encoding noroxomaritidine synthase 1-like gives MKPSPCPCICTLHPSSPPQTALAIIMSLISTALVLLVPLGLYLYMWSSTRSRSNDPASVLPTKWPIVGMLPGLVANIYNFHEYSYALLAGSGLNFNGDGPPGAGMRFFITCDPANIQHIFTTNYSNFPKGAEFAAIFDIMAGGFFTIDGELWRLRRMKFVGVISSPRFADRVAAHCHDKVKNHLLPLLARMASTSTSFDMQEVMARLMFDITAMTVFGVDPGFLSLDMPPIDASLAMDTVMEVGFLRHTMPASLWKTLRWLNIGPERRLHEANRVLRRFVVDTMERGKTNGGQYEDEEVVGDIFSQTGPLSLYINDPDYADDDLLCGTLISFMLAGRDTIGTTLPWIFYSLAQNPNVVSIIRNELSPIAAHKVAHGMGATVIFETEETKSLVYLRATLYETLRLYPPAHMERKTVVADDTMPSGHEVYAGDAIYISLYSMGRMESLWGKDCLDLNPNRWLLEDSNKIKYVPSNKFLAFNSGPRMCPGKEIAVVQMKTIIAAVVWNFALELVESQSIQPKLSCLLQMKNGLMMKLKKREA, from the exons ATGAAGCCATCGCCATGTCCATGCATTTGCACCTTACATCCAAGTAGTCCTCCCCAAACCGCACTAGCGATAATAATGTCACTCATCTCCACAGCACTTGTGCTACTTGTTCCCCTAGGTCTTTACTTGTACATGTGGTCTAGTACTCGTAGTAGATCAAATGACCCAGCATCAGTGCTCCCCACAAAATGGCCAATAGTAGGCATGCTCCCTGGTCTCGTGGCCAACATCTACAACTTCCATGAGTACAGCTATGCGCTCCTCGCCGgatcaggcctcaacttcaatgggGACGGCCCGCCTGGGGCCGGGATGCGGTTCTTCATTACCTGCGACCCTGCCAACATCCAGCACATCTTCACAACCAACTACTCCAACTTCCCCAAGGGCGCCGAATTCGCCGCCATATTCGACATCATGGCTGGTGGCTTCTTCACCATCGATGGCGAGCTGTGGCGCTTGCGCCGCATGAAGTTCGTGGGCGTGATCAGCAGCCCACGGTTTGCTGACCGTGTGGCAGCTCATTGCCATGACAAGGTGAAGAACCACCTCCTCCCATTGCTTGCCCGCATGGCGAGCACCAGCACTTCATTCGACATGCAAGAAGTAATGGCGAGGTTAATGTTTGACATCACCGCCATGACAGTCTTTGGCGTTGACCCTGGCTTCCTGTCCTTGGACATGCCTCCGATTGACGCCTCCCTTGCCATGGACACAGTCATGGAGGTGGGATTTCTCCGACACACCATGCCGGCCTCTTTGTGGAAGACATTGAGGTGGCTAAATATTGGTCCCGAGAGAAGGCTCCACGAAGCGAACAGAGTGCTCCGCAGGTTTGTCGTGGATACGATGGAGAGGGGGAAGACCAACGGAGGCCAATATGAGGATGAAGAGGTTGTGGGGGATATTTTCagcca aactggccctttatctctctacatcaatgACCCAGACTACGCTGACGATGACTTGCTCTGTGGGACACTCATTAGCTTCATGCTCGCTGGGAGGGACACAATCGGCACAACTCTGCCATGGATATTCTACAGCCTCGCCCAGAACCCTAATGTCGTGTCAATCATCCGTAATGAACTCTCACCTATTGCAGCGCACAAAGTAGCCCATGGCATGGGTGCCACGGTCATCTTTGAGACGGAGGAGACCAAATCTCTGGTCTATCTGAGAGCCACCTTGTATGAGACTCTCAGGCTATACCCACCAGCGCATATGGAGCGCAAGACGGTGGTtgccgatgataccatgccaagtggaCATGAGGTGTACGCCGGTGATGCCATCTACATCTCTCTCTACTCCATGGGAAGAATGGAGAGCTTGTGGGGTAAAGACTGCCTTGACCTCAACCCAAACAGATGGCTCTTGGAGGATAGCAACAAGATCAAGTACGTGCCATCTAACAAGTTCCTGGCCTTCAACTCGGGCCCAAGGATGTGCCCAGGCAAGGAAATCGCAGTTGTGCAGATGAAGACCATCATTGCCGCAGTCGTGTGGAACTTTGCCCTGGAGCTGGTGGAGAGCCAGAGCATCCAACCGAAGCTATCTTGTTTACTGCAGATGAAAAATGGGCTCATGATGAAGCTGAAGAAACGAGAAGCGTAA